From Deltaproteobacteria bacterium, one genomic window encodes:
- a CDS encoding AbrB/MazE/SpoVT family DNA-binding domain-containing protein → MASVSTTKMSSKGQVVIPENIRKQLNLRSGAQFVVVGEKDVVILKNITPPSLDEFDGLIEKARKEGKKAGIRRSDIGDASVTPGP, encoded by the coding sequence ATGGCCAGTGTTTCAACCACAAAAATGTCCTCGAAAGGGCAAGTCGTTATTCCTGAAAATATAAGGAAACAACTAAATCTAAGGTCTGGTGCTCAGTTTGTCGTCGTTGGTGAAAAAGATGTGGTTATCCTGAAAAACATAACACCACCATCGCTTGATGAATTTGATGGCCTCATTGAGAAGGCCAGGAAAGAAGGGAAAAAAGCTGGAATTAGAAGATCTGATATTGGTGATGCCAGCGTGACACCTGGACCTTGA
- a CDS encoding DUF4143 domain-containing protein, with product MIHRICRLPTTQSFFLFGPRQTGKSTLVDHVFGRAAWKIDLLMTDVFLRYVKRPDQFRLEALEKIEKEGIRWIIVDEVQRVPDLLNEVHHLIEGTDCLFALTGSSARKLRRAGVNLLAGRAVQRRLFPFVYKEIADTFSLMDILQFGSLPGVYGRSPETKMDILKSYTETYLTEEIQAEALVRNIGGFSRFLELAASQFGELVSYTAIGRECQVPTRTVQSYYEILEDTLIGVRLQAWSKSLRKRLVSHPKFYFFDMGVTNSLNRQLTAPPDPVRTGRLFEQWVILETYRMLNYLGSEAGLYFWRTNHGAEVDLIIEKYGVPIGAFEIKSASHISGGHLSGLRAFREDYPDVPLHVVAQVENPFRLEDVHVLPWKMYIRLLEEYLSA from the coding sequence ATGATACACAGAATATGCCGTTTACCGACAACTCAATCCTTTTTTCTGTTCGGGCCGCGGCAGACCGGAAAGAGCACCCTGGTAGACCACGTCTTCGGGCGGGCTGCCTGGAAAATTGATCTGTTGATGACCGATGTTTTTCTTCGGTATGTCAAGCGTCCGGACCAGTTTCGGCTGGAGGCCCTGGAGAAAATCGAAAAGGAGGGCATCCGCTGGATCATCGTTGATGAAGTGCAAAGGGTTCCGGATCTGCTGAACGAGGTCCACCACCTCATTGAGGGGACTGATTGCCTGTTCGCCCTTACAGGATCGAGCGCTCGCAAACTAAGGAGGGCCGGCGTCAATCTGCTGGCCGGGCGGGCGGTCCAGCGCCGGTTGTTCCCTTTTGTCTATAAGGAGATTGCGGATACCTTTTCTCTAATGGATATCCTCCAGTTTGGGAGCCTTCCCGGGGTTTACGGCAGAAGTCCGGAAACCAAAATGGATATTCTCAAGTCCTACACAGAAACCTATCTTACGGAAGAAATCCAGGCAGAGGCCCTGGTAAGAAACATCGGGGGCTTTTCCCGTTTTCTGGAGTTGGCCGCCAGTCAGTTCGGAGAACTGGTGAGTTACACAGCGATCGGAAGGGAGTGCCAGGTTCCCACCCGTACTGTGCAGTCTTATTATGAAATTTTAGAAGATACCCTTATCGGAGTTCGGCTGCAGGCCTGGTCCAAAAGTCTCAGGAAGCGACTGGTCTCCCATCCCAAGTTTTATTTTTTTGACATGGGCGTCACAAACAGCCTGAACCGGCAATTGACAGCCCCGCCGGACCCGGTGCGCACAGGGCGTCTCTTTGAACAGTGGGTCATACTGGAGACATACAGGATGTTGAATTATCTCGGAAGTGAAGCGGGCCTCTACTTCTGGCGGACCAACCACGGGGCAGAGGTGGACCTTATCATCGAGAAATATGGAGTCCCGATCGGCGCATTTGAAATCAAGTCTGCTTCCCATATCTCAGGGGGCCATCTGAGCGGTCTCCGCGCTTTTCGAGAGGATTATCCGGACGTTCCTCTCCACGTCGTTGCCCAGGTGGAAAACCCATTCCGCCTGGAAGATGTGCATGTCCTTCCATGGAAGATGTATATTCGGTTGCTGGAGGAGTATCTTTCAGCGTGA
- a CDS encoding TRAP transporter fused permease subunit produces MNRNIRFAADLLCAGLAVFAVIVAYIGVFDMVVVSGLTVLLALLACFFRMELNKSEKSPNRLRLALHGLMALSLIYIFWEWGQVMFEQEETIISISLKQNAFAWVAIILISYLTYRFFGIPMLAVAVVSAAYLLLPPALGGAGVGWQHAMENLWFSTDGVFGRPVEVVSRTVLVFIVFGAVLQQSGAGDVLLKIALAATGRFAGGPAHAAVVASALFGSLSGTAVANVVSTGVFTIPIIKKVGFKPSFAGGVEAAASTGGQIMPPVMGVVAFLMADITGIPYLKIIVAALIPSIMYYSSLFIVVFIEAKRLGIEALPRKERVGLTRDDLLKSLALVVPLGVIIAVLVTGRTAQNAGFYALLSSFVLCLVLFPDFRRPAKWWRALIDSGKTCAILMIIVSAIGFVIGVINMTGIGLMFAEAVLSVASSNLWLALIFVMLSCLVMGMGVPTGAAYLMIAIVLGPVLNKLGLSLMAAHLFVVYFGVLSVVTPPVALAAFAPAPIAGANPMETGFQATRLAIAGFIIPYLFVFHPDLLLIVGELSLVGLAWAVFIFFASTWGIATALGGWEWNKLPLWQRAVRVLAAVLLIVPGVPSGLTGAGLLAGCLILNLQAIRRLQHPSIQT; encoded by the coding sequence TTGAATCGTAACATTAGGTTCGCAGCGGATCTGTTGTGCGCAGGGCTGGCCGTCTTTGCGGTTATCGTGGCCTATATCGGCGTCTTCGACATGGTGGTGGTCTCCGGACTTACCGTGCTATTGGCCTTGCTGGCCTGTTTCTTCCGCATGGAGCTGAATAAAAGCGAAAAATCCCCCAATCGGCTGAGACTCGCCCTCCACGGCCTGATGGCCCTCTCCCTGATCTATATTTTTTGGGAATGGGGCCAGGTGATGTTCGAACAGGAGGAAACCATCATCTCCATCAGCCTGAAGCAGAACGCCTTTGCTTGGGTCGCCATCATCCTCATTAGTTATCTGACCTATCGCTTTTTCGGTATCCCCATGCTGGCGGTTGCGGTGGTATCGGCCGCATATCTGCTGTTGCCCCCTGCCTTGGGGGGAGCCGGTGTCGGCTGGCAGCACGCAATGGAGAACTTATGGTTCTCCACCGACGGGGTCTTCGGCCGACCGGTGGAAGTGGTGAGTCGCACCGTCCTGGTATTTATCGTTTTTGGCGCTGTACTGCAGCAGTCCGGCGCGGGCGATGTGTTGTTGAAGATCGCCTTGGCCGCCACCGGTCGCTTTGCCGGCGGACCCGCTCACGCCGCCGTGGTTGCATCGGCCCTTTTTGGTTCGCTGTCCGGGACCGCAGTGGCCAACGTGGTTTCCACCGGTGTGTTCACCATACCCATTATCAAGAAAGTCGGTTTTAAACCCAGTTTCGCCGGCGGGGTGGAGGCGGCGGCCTCCACAGGAGGGCAGATAATGCCCCCGGTGATGGGAGTGGTGGCCTTTCTCATGGCCGATATTACCGGCATCCCTTATCTCAAGATCATCGTGGCCGCCCTGATTCCCTCGATCATGTACTACAGCTCCCTCTTCATCGTGGTTTTTATTGAGGCCAAGAGGCTGGGGATCGAAGCGCTGCCCAGGAAAGAGCGGGTTGGGCTGACCAGGGACGACCTGCTAAAGAGCCTGGCCCTGGTGGTCCCGCTGGGGGTGATCATCGCGGTTCTGGTTACCGGTCGCACCGCCCAGAACGCCGGCTTTTACGCTCTGCTCAGCTCCTTCGTGCTCTGCCTGGTGCTGTTCCCGGATTTCCGGCGGCCCGCAAAATGGTGGCGTGCCCTGATCGACTCGGGCAAGACTTGTGCGATCCTGATGATCATCGTCAGCGCCATCGGCTTTGTCATAGGGGTGATCAACATGACCGGGATAGGCCTCATGTTTGCCGAGGCTGTTCTTTCGGTAGCTTCCAGCAACCTTTGGCTGGCCTTGATCTTCGTCATGCTCTCCTGCCTGGTCATGGGCATGGGCGTGCCCACGGGCGCGGCCTACTTGATGATTGCCATCGTGCTGGGGCCCGTACTTAATAAATTGGGGCTTTCGTTGATGGCGGCCCACCTATTTGTGGTGTATTTCGGCGTCCTCAGCGTGGTCACCCCTCCGGTGGCCTTGGCGGCTTTTGCCCCCGCCCCCATCGCCGGGGCCAATCCCATGGAAACCGGTTTCCAGGCCACCCGCCTGGCTATCGCCGGATTTATCATCCCCTACTTGTTTGTTTTTCATCCGGATTTGTTGCTTATCGTGGGCGAACTTAGCCTCGTGGGTCTGGCTTGGGCTGTCTTCATCTTTTTTGCATCCACTTGGGGGATAGCCACTGCGCTGGGGGGCTGGGAATGGAATAAATTGCCCCTTTGGCAACGCGCAGTGAGGGTGTTGGCGGCGGTCTTGTTGATCGTTCCGGGTGTGCCTTCCGGACTGACGGGGGCAGGGCTGCTGGCGGGATGTCTGATATTGAACTTGCAGGCTATTCGTAGGCTGCAACATCCATCAATTCAAACCTAA
- a CDS encoding TAXI family TRAP transporter solute-binding subunit, with the protein MSKKHIWRMIFTVSLLLAMGTMAQATETLKMATIAPGSSAYLTMTTMATMINQAQDDLQIKVDATGAATKHMIDLAEGKIDLCMTNPNIYFFMKNQKVMYKKLKDAPALSENLRLLFWFPYGQYHFVTYADSGIKELKDMKGKKVFLGPPGGGAWNAAREWVVATTGMQPNKEFDNVKGSWSSAFQGFQDRQFDVYVVGGIAPFPQVEQLALTSSLHLLGLTKKEYEANPEAIKVTTKPGREVGIIPVGVYGKGVDNTQDVYTLGSIVGVAINKKMENDTAYKLTKLFWEQTKENTKTHPWLKHLTMDYAVRNGGMQLHPGAVKYYKEQGIKIPAGSE; encoded by the coding sequence ATGAGTAAAAAGCATATCTGGCGGATGATCTTTACAGTATCCTTGCTCCTGGCCATGGGCACCATGGCCCAAGCGACCGAGACACTCAAGATGGCCACCATCGCTCCGGGCTCGTCGGCCTATCTGACCATGACCACCATGGCCACCATGATCAACCAGGCGCAGGACGATCTACAGATCAAGGTGGATGCCACCGGCGCGGCCACCAAGCATATGATCGATCTGGCCGAAGGCAAGATCGACCTCTGCATGACCAACCCGAACATTTATTTCTTCATGAAGAATCAGAAGGTCATGTATAAGAAGCTGAAGGACGCACCTGCGTTGTCCGAGAACCTGAGACTTCTTTTCTGGTTCCCCTATGGCCAATATCATTTCGTGACCTACGCCGACTCTGGTATCAAGGAGCTTAAGGACATGAAAGGCAAGAAGGTCTTCCTGGGCCCTCCCGGCGGCGGGGCCTGGAACGCCGCCCGGGAATGGGTGGTTGCGACCACCGGCATGCAGCCCAACAAGGAGTTTGACAACGTCAAAGGGAGCTGGTCTTCGGCCTTCCAGGGCTTCCAGGATCGTCAGTTCGACGTTTACGTGGTCGGTGGAATCGCGCCGTTCCCTCAGGTGGAGCAGTTGGCCTTGACCTCCTCGTTGCATCTTTTAGGCTTGACAAAAAAGGAGTATGAGGCCAACCCGGAGGCGATCAAGGTGACCACCAAGCCCGGCCGCGAGGTGGGCATCATCCCGGTCGGCGTATACGGCAAGGGAGTGGACAATACGCAAGACGTCTACACCCTGGGCTCTATAGTGGGGGTGGCCATCAATAAAAAGATGGAAAACGACACCGCCTACAAACTCACCAAGCTGTTCTGGGAGCAGACCAAGGAAAACACCAAGACCCACCCATGGTTGAAGCACCTGACCATGGACTACGCGGTGCGTAACGGCGGTATGCAGTTACACCCGGGAGCCGTGAAATACTACAAGGAGCAGGGGATCAAGATTCCCGCCGGCTCTGAATAG